The Theobroma cacao cultivar B97-61/B2 chromosome 1, Criollo_cocoa_genome_V2, whole genome shotgun sequence genome contains the following window.
AGACTGTTAGTGAAAACCAAAACTTTATGAGCAATTGAAAGAAAATCCTGGAGATAGTAGGAAATGGCATGTTTTGACAAAATCTCTACGAAATGAATTCAACTGCAATATTTAACTTGTGGTTTGCTTGCATGTTAAAGGTAATTTTCAGACACTGCAAACGCTACCGGCCAACCAATGATTCTCAGATGTTTTGACAATTGCAATTCAGAGACTCAGCATTAACAAGCATCGCAACAGCTATTGTCCTGTACACGTACATGTCTCAAACAGGGCATTCATCAGCTACAAAACAGTGCCAGTTGAAACTGTACCTAGTGCCTTTCGCACATATTCCAAGGTAAAAACTAAACTGCTTCGATGTAGTCTAGTATGATGTACAAGACTAGAAGATAAAGCACAAAAGTTGAAAAGGGGAAAGAGGTAATAGAAAGGACATATGTCCAAAGATCCATTGCTACCTAGAAGGACCAATTTTCCATCATTTATTGCAACATGTAAGTAGATTACAAACCAGTATTATATAAAACCATAAACAGGAAATGATGGAGGGATAAGTAGGGACCATAAGAAATGCTTGTTTCAGGAAAAGTCTCTTCTCTTGCATCTAAAATTCCAAGGTGAAGGATGAGAACAGTGAACATTTAATCTGTTTAAAGTGATTCCCCACAATTTCTGGTGGAAACATATGCAATGCATAGGCATGTCAATTTTGCCTAGAAAATttgtcaaaaacaaaatttacctagtaaaagaatttttgaaTAAGATAATTTAGTATGAATGCTTGAGACAAAGGCCACGAAAGCAAATAATAAAAGTCTGGAGACACAATGGCAGGTTAACAGCCATAGTTTAATAAAAGCAGGCACTGTCAAACAAAGCACATACAAGTAAAAGATTTACCTCTCTCTTTTCGTTGAGAAGAAGCTTCCAAACTTGCATTTTGAGGTTGGAAGCAAATCAATAAGCTCCTGGGATAGACCCCGACTTTGGCTTCCAATTGTGTCGCCTAAGTCAAGCAATTCCTGTCATACAAAAATTATGTAGCTAATCAATAACATCTATGCAAGCTTTGACTCAAGTAATTACTGATTCCATAATTGTTCCCAGTTCCCATCATAGAACCAATCAAGTGCATAGGCACGTGCAGTAGCACCACATGTGATTAATTCCTAATATTCTCTCTtaaattgaattgattttacaATCACTAGAGGTTTATTTATGATATTAGGGCAAGATCCTACAATTCAGCTTCTAGCCCTGAAttcatttaatttgaaaaaggtATGTATGCAGTCATCTTTTAGAAAGTGCAAATGCATgtattttaaacaataaagCACGATTAGCTGCAAAGGCAAACCTCATAGGTCATGTTATCTGGGTCAATATTGTCTTGCCAAACAACCTGTGACAATATAATGCAGATCATCTTTGATCAGTAAATAATATAGATTCTAGGCTTTAATGTTTGCAACCACAGTTAAAACCGTATAATATGCAAAATCgagaacaaaaaatttaaccaAAGTTCTTCAAATGTGGATCAAAGTTGAGAGAAACAGCCAGTAAAGTACAATTATATGACAGGTATGGCTCAAAAAGGGAGAATAAATACAGGTGTATTTAGTAAAGTATATAAGCTAATTGCCCCCGCATATGTATCCATGGCAGTGATGCTTGCATTTACACTGCCCACTCTTCATCATAATAGAAAATTCTGTCCACTTATAAAAGGTTTGGAGTACTTCCTATGggaataaattaataacaaagatgaaattttgatcagGGCAATTGTTGGACTTCATTTCATCCTCCAGAAGTTGGCACTTTGTTTGTGATTGTACAATGTGGCTTTCAACTGGGAGTCTAGGTCAGATACATGAGAACAAAATGCACAAGCACATGCAAGAAAAAACTGAGTAACatctgaaaaaagaaagatcaTACCTGAGAATTACTATTGCTTTGATGATTTGTAATACCTAGAAAAAGAACAACAAATCTTTAGAACTAGAAATGTAGGTAAAGGGGGAAGATTGATGAAATATATTGTCACAGAAATTTATGGAAACAGACTCACTCAAGAATCCAAAGAATCATGAACAGAATAAAGTCTTGTACATCATTTGTAACAAGAGgctcttttgtttctttaaaacaaaacagtcAATAAACTACATAGATGCCAggataaattatctttttgtAATTCCAACAAGCTAGCAAATATCAGATTGGTCGAACTTTAAACATAAGGACAAAAATAGACATCTAGTTCTAACAAGTATATTGAAACTGTTAAGatcaaaacatatttttaactAACATTCTTCAGGTATAGCATGGATGCCCACAACTGCTTCTCCTCCAGGCTGCATGTCTATGGTTGCAGGCTCTTCAGAGTTCAGCGTTGATGGGTAGTCCCAAGTCCTCCTGCTGACATCCATTCTTGGCAAATGATCACTTACTTCATATGGACTGTAAAAGGTACTCTCGGGACCAGAAAATCCAAATTTGTATGCATTCATACTCATTGACCAGTATATGTTTTCCTGGACAGAGAAAGATTAAATACTATCACATTCATGCAAAAAACTATGACTAGGGACTAAAGGTTAATCCTATTCATAGTCTAACTCTAATTAACTAACATTACTATAGTATAACACTTAACTAGATATTGTAGTCTAACTAAGCAATGGTATTGTATTATAACTCTaactaaataatttatataattatcttaacaAAAGGAACAGTGAATGCATAATTAGAAGATAAATACAGTATGCTTTGCTATGTAAAAGCTTCCACTTTCAGCCAATTCATAGCAATGTTGTATGTTAGTACATAAATCCATAAGAAACGACAGAGGAAGACAAGTTCATTTTAACATTGGAAACAACTGAAATCCCATCGATCCCATAAATCCTCAATCATATTGATGTGTAGAATTTTCATACAAAATGttactataaaaaaaaaaagaaaaaagataatcTTTCCTCAggttaatatattaaaaaagggTACATAAATGCACCAGTGAGAAAATCCATATCCTCCATTCATGAAAAGCATGGGTCTAACAGCATCACACCTAAGCATTGCCTAAGGCATGAACAACCTaatcaaaaatcaattctACAATTTACTGCTGaaaattttcctcttttttttttggccattaaataaaagattaaacaCTGAAAAATACCTGATCCTGCATCGGTACAGTGTGAGTGTAATTTACAGGGACATGTGTAAGACCTTCGAAAAAGTCCATAAAGCTTTCAGTAGCAGTGTAAGGAAAGCCCGTGTCAATGTAATGCACCTCCATTTGCCTATTCCCATTCATGTTTAACCTCTACTCCAACTCCACTTATGTAAGCTGCAATCAAGCACTACATTAATATCATAGAATCAAAGATTCAAggtttttccatttttttcccttccaAAAGGTTAactttcaacttaaaattatagaataacttaacataaatattactattttcttacttgagcAGAGTTTggatttcatttaatattcgTCCAAGCCAATTTTAGCGGTTCTGCAACAAATGATATCAACAAAAAATCGAATCTGGTTAATGTGACTCCCCTTCCTGAATAATTTCAATGTAATTATCAgctaaattttcaaaattaggCACAAAATCGTTGAACTCACAGAAATCAAAGCAGCATGAATCACAGCTCCCCGTCATCAAGCtgcaaaaatttaaaaaacatctcacccaaaaaaatttatagcttctcttattttcttgagtCAGCTCAGCATCCAAACAAAGTTTAATTCTTCCTAATCTTTTACCTGGCTTGGCAACATGTTCTTCACATTTTCATACTAAAACTCCAAGCGCAACTGAAGGGGGAAGAAATaagaagagaaaacaaagGCACCGTCAGCATCAAGATCACTccaagtaataaaaaaatgaagctacaaaatcacaaaaaggaaaaaaaaaatttttggtaGTTAAAAACATAAGCAGAGAGGTTAGGGAGATGTTTTGAGCAAAAACTTGAAAGTATTCAAAAAAAGACTGTAACTTGCTCCAATGAGTGATTACATTATCAACGTTGACAGCAAAAATTCTGGGTTTTGATTGATAATCAGACTGAAATTACcaactttaaagaaaaaaaaaaggaaaattgagagaaaggaagaaataagtaagaagagagaaaagcaGAAGAGACAACGAAGCTTGAGAAGAAGgctttgttttgtttgaagaaagagagacagagagagcaTTGAAAGGTGAAAGCGAAAGCAGGGATGGGATTTCACTCTCCCAGTCTCCCTCTCTGTCCCCGTTTATGGCGCTTTTGTCTTGCGTTTATCGACACGTTTTGATACTACAAAATGTAATCCTCTACGACGACGTTTCAGTCCTGAATTCTGTTAAACTGAAATTCTGAAATCTGAATCCTACATATATTGttcacctaaaaacactaaagtCCAATAAAGGTTTGGTCCCCAATCCCCAACGGCAACAGCTTTAAAGCAGGAGGGCAGAGCAGCCTAGATTTAATAGTGCTGCTACTATTACTATTTAGTATTGACGACACTTAAAAAAGAATTGATACAATGaaccaaaacaaaagagatgtcctctttttctttttcttttcctgtgGTTTGTTGAGTGATTTTCAGCAGGCCTAGGGTTTAGCTTCTCTTCAGTCTTCACTATCCATCATGATGCCATGGCTGTGAGCTAGCACATGAATGAACTTGGGGAAAGACAAccctcttgtttttttttttttttccattttggtAGCAAATTGTTGCAACAAATTTAGATGTGTTAAGTGTAATGCCAATATCGGTGGTGTGCCAAGGTTAGACCTTGGGTCCCTGCTGTTGGGAGCTGAGAGATAATTGTTTAGAACATTACAAAATCCTTGGATCCTGTTAACTTGTGGAGAGACTGATGTTTGCACATAAATTTCAACCTTCTTTTCTTGGGTAGTTTAGCAAGTTTCGTTAGCTTTGAACGTTGTAAACATTGGGGTAGTATTACTACAACGTACCAGCGGTTGtcttattattaaaattgaaaagaataatTACATGCAGTTGAAGATCAGATGACCAAACCAGCTGACTCCTTGATGAAAGTGGTTAAGATTGGAAATCTCCCACATTTAAGGAGTCATGGTTAGGTCTGGGGCTGTAGTGAACTTCCCTTCATTCGGGTAGGGTATATTTGGTTTGTTCGTCCCATACCTATCAGCTCTGTGTCTTCAAGTCATTGTTCCAAGATGACGGACATTTCCCCTAAAACACAGAGATGGAagtgaaggaaaagaaagaggcTGTCGCTGGTTTTTAAATGAAGAGAAACCACTTTAGGCCAGTGTTTAATGACTATGAATGAAACAAGATGTGAATCTTAATTGGAGACCTGATTGTTGTTTCACCTTGGTATAAAAAGTAAAGCAAGAATTTACTGGTTATATTCAATGACAAAAGAGAGGAAGATCACTTTAAATTTGGGAGGCGAAGCTACATTCAATTTTGGGCAGAGAAGATAGCATGTGTCATCAAGTTGTTGGCACAGAAGAAGCCCTGGTTTGCAAGCAAGGAATTCATCGTTTCTCCAATTATTTTGCGCAAAGAGGCGCAGCTGCATAAATAAATCCCTCAAAAGGGTAGTCAAAAATGAAGGAGAGGAAGCTACTAATCAAAGAGCATCTTATACATTCCATCaggcaaaaagaaagaagagcaTCTGATTCAAGTTGTGGCGGACAGCACAGCAGCCGTTATTCCAAAAGTGATTACTTCTTAGTCAACTTCATTAAAGCAAAGATTAGCTTAATCCCGTCGACTGCCATCACTTTCAATACTCTCCATAccatgaaatgaaaatggggAAGACCAAAAGTTTTGATGTGGTATTGTagcaattttctttcttttgattttacGCTGTCCGTCGTACTTGTAATAAACAAGTacgaaagaagaaaagagaagccTGCCTCGCAGTATTTTTAAGGGTCACACGTGAAACTAGTTGCTGCATAGTTTATTAACCATTTGTACTCTTAACGATTATGCCTGCTACAGGTTCATAGCCATCTCCATTATGATGGGCGATTGACCCCAACATACAAACTCCGCGAGTAAAGAAACAGAGGCACTTAGCACCTCGTTTACGGAACAAGGGGCATGCCAGAAAATGGGACGATTGACAACAACACAGATCTAATAATTCAGTAGGCAAGCAAAAAAGTATCATATGCGCTTCAAAATTGCCCATTTTGAAACATAACAATCTTAACAGATGATATCAATTTCAAACATAACAACTCGAAGCACAACAATTAGAacttcaaatataaatatatcccTCCATTCATAAAACCAAAACTCCGACATGGGGCAGTAGCATTAGCCACCGATCTTATCATGTTTTCTTAATCAAAACTTCCATCCGAAAATAAAAATCGTTTGGAGAGCAACTCCCCCTATAACTGaattatttaatgaaattttgcCGAAATAAATTTCTCGGGAGCCAAGTTTTTCATCACCATCTAATCCTAAACGgaacaaaaaggaagataTGCCCAGAATTAAGCACCGCCAGATCCATACTTCTTTCCGAGAACAATGAGCTGCAACTTGTCATATCCAGCAAGCACACCAGCACCGGCAATAGCACGAAGGATGTTAGCTCCAGCACCCTTAAATAGGGACTTGGCACCCTCATTTTTCAAGATCTGCGAAAATGCATCAAGTGAGCTCTTGTATTTGACTGCTTCACCAGAGGTCATCATCATTCTTCTGCGAACAGTGTCAATTGGGTAGGATGCAAGCCCAGCACCATTAGTGATGAGCCAACCAAGGGCAAAGCTGGCAAAGAAACTATCCTGCAATACCAGAGGGAAAATAAAAGCAAGATGTCATTACAACATTCCATTATGGAAGTAATATTTACAAGCTCAATGATAGAAATCAATACCATTTGtcatagaaaaaatttaatatatgcccagaatgaaaaatattatactaTTGATTAGTAATGCGACAAACACAACAACAAAAAGTTAAGTCATATCAAATAACTGCAGCAGCAGTTATATAATCAATGCCAAAATTAAGGAATGAAAAACCTCTTACATCACATCACCATTAAACAGTATACTAACCTGCAACGATCCAGTCAAAACCACTGGCTTCAGAGAATCATACATTCCAAAGTATAAACCACGGTAAACAATGATTCCAACACATGAAATATTGAACCCACGGTAAAGCCCAGCAATACCATCAGATTTTAAGGTCTTCTTGTAGACATCAACAAGGCCATTGAATTGCCTCTCTCCCCCCTTCTTCGCAGCCTTTGCGTCATTGGCAAGACGGGTTCGAGCATAATCTAAGGAGTAGACaaagagaagggaagaagCACCAGCTGCACCTCCTGATGCCAAGTTCCCAGCAAACCATTTCCAGTAACCATCCCTGTCTTTCTTAAAGTTGAAAAGCCTCTTGAAGTAATCCTTGAAAGCAAAGTTCAAGGCCTGTTGCAAAATAATCAAAGCAATATGCATAAGACAGgagaaataaatataataaacaaaaaaaaaaaagttacaaTTGCTAACCTGAGTGGGGAAATAACGAATAACATTAGCAGTGTTTCCTCTCCACAAAGAAACAACTCCTTCATCTTGAATTGTTCGCTTAAAACAATCACCAATACCCTTGTATGGTTCAGCAAGCCTACCAGTTTTGATCATCTCATCCTGGTTCTGAATCAAAAGCTTAACACGCTCAATTGGAGCGGCAGCTGTTTTAGATACAGCAGCAGAAACTCCACCCATCAGGAAATCGATAGCAAAGCCGGCAAAGCCTTTCTCTGCAGGGGCTTGAACACAAACAGCAGTGGCTGTTGATGGAACCATAGACAGGTCACTGGTAGCTCCACAAGCCCGGACAATAGGATACTGCAGTGCAGCATTGGAGTAATTCCCATATGCAACACATCTTTGGTGTAGAGCAGGCCTCCTCAAAGAGCCATCATATCCTTGAAAATCTTGGGAAAGGCTAGAACGAAGCAGCTGGCCTGCTACCTTCTGCATGACAGTTGGGTGTTGAACCTGATCCATTCTGACTTCCCTGCAAGAAAGGGCACGAGAACATGaacatacaaagaaaatacaattaaaaaaaaggaagagaaaaatgtGTTACTAAACGAGGCAAAGTCATCTACAAACATATTATTGATTCAATTCACTCATTGTCAACAATGACAAGAAAGTCAGGTGTAAGATCACAGATACGAAAATGCTTTAACCAAGAAAAGATATTAAATGAAGCAAAATTCAGCAAATATCATGCAGGAGCACAATGCTTTTCTAACAAGCATAAGTGTAAGCAAAAAGTGCAACAATGTAAAATAAAGGGGCTATCCTGCAGTAGCAACATACATTTCAGTATCTTGTACTAACACACCTCAGCAAGAACTCAGAATCTCTAGAGAACAAactataaaacaaaatgacaacCAACCACAACTCACTGATACAGGAACTGGATCATCACAACAATTTAAAGCAGAAAACATCTAAAAAACACTTTATAACAACACAAACCATAAACTGCGATACAGTGCCAATCAAAATATCCTAAACGGTCCTAGAAATAATTACTTGATCAGATAGGCATGCATAGATTGCTAAATTACTATATTATacaatattaatatgttacaaaatataaacatCTCAAAATCTGACCGACAACAAATATATAGTTATGTATGAATGAAAGTGTTTCCCTCTTAGGTCACAAATGTCTGCAGATATAATTCaatataacaaataaaaaaaccatACATGCTATCGCTTACTATTAAAGTTTGAAAAAGCAGAAACAGTCCCTGATCTGAAGGTATTTAAATGATCTATCTTGAAAGGTCAAACGAAGTGTGCTTAAAAGAATCGCAAAGAAACTAACAAGATTAAACTGTTTGAAAACGCAGTTCCAATAAACAAATCAACAGATCTAAAGAATCCAACAGTAAGTGAGAGCTGGAAACAAATCTGACATGTATCCACACCACCGATTTGCAATCAGAAGCAGTAAATACCAACAGATCTAATAAATCAAgcataaattctaaaaaaataacatgttAACAATAGATCAGATCAAACGTCAaagcatttcatttcatttctcaCACAAACCGAAAAGTCTGCAGAAAATAAATAGATctaagaataaaagaaaaaagaatatctACTTACAGCACTCTATCATTTCAGAAAGAGTATATAGATCTAAAAGAACAGTGAtcgatttaaaaaaaaaaaggtaaaagctAAACCAGAGAACATTAGATCTGATATTTCCCTTTTCAGTCTGTGTTTTAGAATATTTTGAGAGGTATTTACCTTGAGAAGAACCTGATTGGTGACTGCGATAGATTGTTGGAGGTCTCCGCCTTTCGATCTGCGTCGAAAGGAAGGCGAGAGAAAGGGAGGGAGAGATTTTGTATGGAGCGGCGAGGCTTTGAAAAGAGCGAAGGTCCCTCCTGCCTTTTTATTGGCCCGATGTGACCAAGAGGCCCCACGTGTTTAAGCAACGATTCGTTGCGGTCAGCGGTGCGTTGGATCTGAGTGCTTCGCAGGCCACATGCATTTATCGCCGTCGCTCCTTTGGTCGACTTTTATCATCCATTGAATGCGTCAAAGTGGGACGCTGCACGGCTGAATTTCTCTTTCCAACGACATCGTTTCATTcaaatagtattttttttggaaatatcattcatttaaataatttggGCCTCGACATGCAAGGTGGAGTTACTTTTCCTGGATTCatgcaaattaattataaagaaatggTATTGTCTTAGTAAAACCTTTCcacctttttaattttgaaattgggGGAAGTTTTAATGTCACTATTAACAACTGGTTCATCCCTCCATAATTTGACAAAGGACGAGTAAGAATTGGCAACTCCTGTTTTATTTGAAGTCAACTCGGAAAGGAGAAGTTTTTCCTTGTACTCTTCCGATTAGATTCTTGATTTGACTCTAATGCTGTCTAATATTTGATGGAAGCGAAGGACActtaaaaataacaataaattaGATTGACAGTTTGTATCCGTGTTTTAACtgtaacatataaaaataaaatattaataattgtataaataaatataaatatgatataattaattaaatattttaagatctTATAcgaatatattttttaaacatgtaATACAACACAATATGtttaacatatttattaacgaatctaattaaattttatatgatcACAAATGACTTATAATTCGTTTAAACTTTCAAcacaattaaattataatttatacaatTACAAATGAAATGTACCTTCatcattcaaatttaaaactaataataataaaaatatctatgacaaaacaataaaatccATTAACTGTAACAAAATctaatattcaaatatttaatttattaattagtacataatttttctttcaaaaatagtAAAGTTCAAATATGTCATGGCCCAATAGTTAAGACCAATCTAGGTAGGTCAATAACCCAACAAACAACAACTCAAACAAGTTAGACAACCTAGACAAACTAGACAGTTCAAACAACAAGCCCAACCCATGTACTATAATCTAATTTGATCTCTTGAATTTACTAATGTATATATAAGTTTATATGTAGATTTATTAGATTGGATTAGATtagtattttgatttaatttgaatattatctcATCAAATTAAATCTCTTATCTTATATTATCTAATTCTTATTTTGTAACCTAATAGTCATTAGCTTATAGAtaggctttttttttcctcatttgTAACACATCTTAGAGAAATACAAAGCATTATATTTCTCTAAagttctctctttttcttttgcttccatTATTTTGTGgattttaaaacttatttaagtTCTATTTTCCTCATTTGTAACACTctaaagttttctttttttcttttgctttcgTTATTTCATGGGTTTCAAAGCTTATTTAAATTCTATTTTCAGAATTTAAAGCCCATAAGATTAGACTTAAGTTTCAACACATAACAAAGTCATTTTTCcctcaaatataaaataaatgtaataaaatcTATTATCATCATCAACTATAATAAAATCCACCACTGTTACAgttaatcatataaaaaaaattatatgaagcCGTAAATGTGGATCATGAGTTATACAAATATATGATTACACAATTAACTAAATGTATTTTATACAAAACTCTAATAGATTAAACAGGCTTGACACAAAACACGATTACCCTaaagatttaaattcaaaCGCCCCTTAACATCTTGCCGTGCAATCGCCTCCTGTAAAAAATCTTTTTGGAAGGCCTTTTGTAGCTTTGGGCCCAGTTCAGTTTTGTTACGTTTTACCATTGCATTTTTAACCTTCAACATTTAACTGGAGAAAGGCCCAATCCCCGTTACAATAGACGGCAGAATGGCCGAAGTAGCTTCGGGCTCAGGCATGGCCCATGAATTCCTAATTATAAATGTAAAAATGAGGCTAAGCCCAAAACAGAAGAAGGTGCTGGAATTTGTACGGCGAAAATGCCTAGTTTGAATTTTAACATTTATAAAGAAAGAGGctagttatttattttattagtgtAATACGATGATTTTATATACTATACGGTATACAAGATTAGCAATACTAGTGAAAGTAACAAGTGTGGCAGCAGCCATGTGCCCCTTAAGTTACCTGCTTGTACTAATGGTGGCCTCCAGATGTGCAAAATATCTCTGGGCAAAGCCTGGGAAGTGGAAACATTTTTCCCGTTGAAAtaaatttactactcaccaactatatatatttattatttaatgtaaTTGATGGGGCAACTTGTAAGAATACTAACTGTAACACTTACTAGTTATGTCCCCAAATAATTGAAtacatttaatcaattaatattgaaatcgaaaaagttcaaaatctACTCATACTTTTGTGATATGTATATGGAGATGCGGGGGATCGAACCCCGTGCCTCTCGCATGCAAAGCGAGCGCTCTACCATTTGAGCTACATCCCCTTCTGCCTGGCTGTGCTTGGCCAATTCCACAAGGCAATGTACGGCTAATTATAGTTACAGCGTTGTACAAAGTGGACTCTTCATTACTTTAATTCCATTTCCAGGCACCAGCAGTTTGAAACTGACGTGAGTTTCTATTACTAACTGAACCAAATCCAGGGTAGCTGGTCTTTGGTGTGAAATATACAGTCCTAGGTAGATAGGAATATTATTGGCATCAAGAGAAAAAGCACTGTTTAGCATTCTCTGCATTTTAcatcatataattaaaatgaccGTCCCCAGCTCTAACGCAATTATACAAATGCCGACGGGTTGACGGCCCACAGCCACCgtcaaaataaaagtaggcCACAAAGTTTTTCTAGTACCCCTGTGTCTTAATTTGACTAATGATCTTTGGAAAAACCCATAGCAAAACAACACCCAGTTGATCATTATCCATCACATGCACGATGTTTTTAGTGTTTTCTCCTCGATTTGCGGGATTCTCCTGTTCTTGATGGGCATCTGCTTGCTTGATGTTAAATCGAAGAAAATAACCTTCTTTTATTGCAGCATTATGCCTTGGGCTGTTTTTAACTTGGCAGGACTTGCTCCATTTAAGAAAATGGTGAGCACGACTTTACTTTGAGCTTTTAAAGACGGTCTCATCATCTCAACCACAacttgatttttctttcgaCAGCCAAGTGTATTGGGGGTAAGGGGAAACTGTTTCGCTAATTAAGCACTTTTCTCATATGTAGCTTTATCTACTTTCAGCCTCACATTTacatttttcccttttttcccCTCCTTTACTTTTACCTTCTTTTGTTGGAAACTTGGAAAGGTCTCTGTACAAG
Protein-coding sequences here:
- the LOC18614634 gene encoding ADP,ATP carrier protein 1, mitochondrial, producing MDQVQHPTVMQKVAGQLLRSSLSQDFQGYDGSLRRPALHQRCVAYGNYSNAALQYPIVRACGATSDLSMVPSTATAVCVQAPAEKGFAGFAIDFLMGGVSAAVSKTAAAPIERVKLLIQNQDEMIKTGRLAEPYKGIGDCFKRTIQDEGVVSLWRGNTANVIRYFPTQALNFAFKDYFKRLFNFKKDRDGYWKWFAGNLASGGAAGASSLLFVYSLDYARTRLANDAKAAKKGGERQFNGLVDVYKKTLKSDGIAGLYRGFNISCVGIIVYRGLYFGMYDSLKPVVLTGSLQDSFFASFALGWLITNGAGLASYPIDTVRRRMMMTSGEAVKYKSSLDAFSQILKNEGAKSLFKGAGANILRAIAGAGVLAGYDKLQLIVLGKKYGSGGA
- the LOC18614633 gene encoding E3 ubiquitin ligase BIG BROTHER; the protein is MNGNRQMEVHYIDTGFPYTATESFMDFFEGLTHVPVNYTHTVPMQDQENIYWSMSMNAYKFGFSGPESTFYSPYEVSDHLPRMDVSRRTWDYPSTLNSEEPATIDMQPGGEAVVGIHAIPEECITNHQSNSNSQVVWQDNIDPDNMTYEELLDLGDTIGSQSRGLSQELIDLLPTSKCKFGSFFSTKRERCVICQMRYKRGEQQMKLPCKHVYHSQCITKWLSINKICPVCNNEVFGEESRH